From the Microbacterium sp. W4I4 genome, one window contains:
- a CDS encoding alpha/beta hydrolase produces the protein MERPLMPHTYRTVEVPVSGGDLRVGVWDPEGDPTRTALLVHGITSSHLAWPFLVDRLPGVRLIAPDLRGRGASHAVQGPAGMTAHADDLAAVLDAFDIAETTVVGHSMGAFVTVVLADRHPDRVSRMVLVDGGLPLDVPAGIDPEQLVPMILGPVAQRLSQRWPSVDAYMDDFWRGHPAFSEDWSDELEAYIAYDLVADGGALRSATSYRIMAEDTADMNLGSTLPDALAALSTPTLFLTVPRGLQNETPGLYAPAHLQKLLETFPQVRHMALDDLNHYTVVMSARGADMLAPLVRAELT, from the coding sequence ATGGAGCGCCCGCTGATGCCGCACACCTATCGAACCGTCGAGGTGCCCGTGTCCGGCGGCGATCTACGCGTGGGGGTCTGGGACCCGGAGGGCGACCCGACCCGCACGGCGCTGCTCGTCCACGGCATCACCTCCTCGCACCTGGCCTGGCCGTTCCTGGTGGACCGACTGCCGGGGGTGCGGTTGATCGCCCCCGACCTGCGCGGCCGCGGTGCGAGCCACGCCGTGCAGGGCCCGGCCGGGATGACGGCGCACGCCGACGATCTGGCCGCCGTGCTGGATGCCTTCGACATCGCCGAGACGACCGTCGTCGGACATTCCATGGGCGCCTTCGTGACAGTGGTGCTCGCGGACCGGCATCCCGATCGGGTGTCCCGGATGGTGCTCGTGGACGGCGGCCTGCCGCTCGACGTGCCGGCCGGCATCGATCCGGAACAGCTCGTGCCGATGATCCTCGGTCCGGTGGCACAGCGGCTGTCGCAGCGATGGCCGAGCGTCGACGCCTACATGGACGACTTCTGGCGCGGACACCCGGCCTTCTCCGAAGACTGGAGCGACGAGCTCGAGGCGTACATCGCCTACGATCTGGTGGCCGACGGCGGCGCGCTGCGCTCCGCGACGAGCTACCGGATCATGGCCGAGGACACCGCCGACATGAACCTGGGCAGCACGCTGCCGGATGCGCTGGCCGCGTTGTCGACGCCGACCCTGTTCCTCACCGTGCCGCGCGGACTGCAGAACGAGACGCCGGGCCTGTACGCGCCCGCACACCTGCAGAAGCTGCTCGAGACGTTCCCGCAGGTGCGGCACATGGCCCTGGACGACCTCAACCACTACACGGTCGTGATGAGCGCGCGCGGTGCGGACATGCTGGCGCCACTCGTGCGGGCCGAGCTCACCTGA
- a CDS encoding branched-chain amino acid ABC transporter permease has translation MRTTRFSRLLPFIVGAVLVVVLALLPMLNLSIPGVLPGPTYTPGSLALMSLCMVFAALALSYNLMLGTAGMLSFGHALYFGAGAYGLGIVLEAAQLPLVPGVFAALLGGIVIAVVTGAVAMRVNGIPFAMVTLAFAQAGSVLVRRNQAITGGEEGLGLNTDGVPDWLVGVVNTRNLYWVSLAVVVIVYLIVLWVDRSRLGHLAAAARENDLRVRVLGLHPARAKLLVFVIAGLCASLAGIAYLLLQSGTQPSAVGADLTITVLVMVVLGGVGFRWGAVLGGVLYTILDQRLTVLARADGIQQLPDVLRVPLSEPLFILGVLFILVVMFLPGGIAGTVDSWMRRRRGARDGGVQEGGALDALEQQIDRQAVAP, from the coding sequence ATGCGCACCACCCGTTTCTCCCGCCTTCTCCCGTTCATCGTGGGCGCGGTGCTCGTCGTGGTCCTGGCCCTGCTGCCGATGCTGAACCTGTCGATCCCGGGCGTGCTGCCGGGCCCGACGTACACGCCCGGATCGCTCGCCCTGATGTCGCTGTGCATGGTCTTCGCCGCTCTCGCGCTGTCGTACAACCTGATGCTCGGCACGGCCGGGATGCTCTCCTTCGGACACGCGCTGTACTTCGGCGCCGGCGCCTACGGACTGGGCATCGTGCTCGAGGCCGCGCAGCTGCCCCTGGTGCCCGGCGTGTTCGCGGCACTGCTGGGCGGCATCGTGATCGCGGTGGTCACCGGCGCGGTCGCCATGCGTGTCAACGGCATCCCCTTCGCGATGGTCACCCTCGCGTTCGCACAGGCCGGATCCGTGCTCGTGCGCCGCAACCAGGCGATCACCGGCGGAGAAGAGGGCCTCGGTCTGAACACCGACGGTGTTCCCGACTGGCTCGTCGGCGTCGTCAACACCCGCAACCTGTACTGGGTCTCGCTTGCCGTCGTCGTGATCGTGTACCTGATCGTGCTCTGGGTCGACCGCTCGCGGCTCGGCCACCTCGCCGCGGCCGCACGCGAGAACGACCTGCGCGTGCGGGTGCTGGGTCTGCATCCCGCCCGCGCCAAACTGCTCGTCTTCGTGATCGCCGGGCTCTGCGCATCACTGGCCGGCATCGCCTACCTGCTGCTGCAGTCGGGCACCCAGCCCAGCGCGGTCGGCGCCGACCTCACCATCACCGTGCTGGTCATGGTGGTACTCGGCGGCGTCGGGTTCCGCTGGGGCGCGGTTCTGGGCGGCGTGCTCTACACGATCCTCGATCAGCGCCTCACCGTGCTCGCCCGCGCAGACGGCATCCAGCAGCTGCCCGACGTGCTGCGCGTGCCGCTCTCGGAGCCGCTGTTCATCCTCGGCGTGCTGTTCATCCTCGTGGTCATGTTCCTGCCGGGCGGGATCGCCGGCACGGTCGACTCCTGGATGCGCCGGCGTCGGGGCGCCAGGGACGGCGGAGTGCAGGAGGGTGGCGCTCTCGACGCGCTCGAGCAGCAGATCGACCGGCAGGCGGTCGCGCCATGA
- a CDS encoding ABC transporter ATP-binding protein, giving the protein MSAPILQVRNLRASIAGQQVVEDVTFDVPATGITAVLGRNGAGKTSTLRGILGLISRKGEVLLDGERIDGLSTHRIVQRGVGYVPEDRDVFAGLTVAENLALAERQREPRRDFVAQLFPDLVTRRDQRAGTLSGGQQQMVSVARALLNDNRLLLVDEPTKGLAPKIVTEVADALAEAARIVPMLLVEQNLDVVRRLADQAIVIADGRVALVGRASEILDDADLTRRLLGVSAEEHK; this is encoded by the coding sequence GTGAGCGCCCCGATCCTGCAGGTGCGGAACCTGCGCGCATCCATCGCCGGCCAGCAGGTCGTCGAGGATGTCACCTTCGACGTCCCTGCGACCGGCATCACGGCCGTCCTGGGCCGCAACGGCGCCGGCAAGACCTCCACGCTGCGCGGCATCCTCGGCCTCATCTCCCGCAAGGGGGAGGTGCTGCTGGACGGCGAGCGGATCGACGGCCTCAGCACGCACCGCATCGTGCAGCGCGGCGTCGGCTACGTCCCAGAGGACCGCGACGTCTTCGCGGGGCTCACGGTCGCCGAGAACCTCGCCCTCGCCGAACGCCAGCGCGAGCCGCGCCGCGATTTCGTCGCCCAGCTCTTCCCCGACCTCGTCACCCGGCGCGATCAGCGTGCGGGCACCCTTTCCGGAGGGCAGCAGCAGATGGTGTCGGTCGCGCGCGCACTGCTGAACGACAACCGACTGCTGCTCGTGGACGAGCCCACCAAGGGGCTCGCGCCCAAGATCGTCACCGAGGTGGCCGATGCGCTCGCCGAGGCCGCCCGCATCGTTCCCATGCTGCTCGTCGAGCAGAACCTCGATGTCGTCCGCCGACTGGCCGATCAGGCCATCGTGATCGCCGACGGACGCGTGGCGCTCGTCGGCCGGGCATCCGAGATCCTCGACGACGCCGACCTGACCCGACGCCTGCTGGGCGTCAGCGCGGAGGAGCACAAGTGA
- a CDS encoding branched-chain amino acid ABC transporter permease: MSTLILTLIIGLGLGALYFLVASGLSLIYGLMHVLNFAHGAFLTLSAFVGWAVAQAIGVTSWGGFLLSILVGAVVGALFAAGTELLLIRPLYERHIEQVLVTVGLSFAAVALFEGIWGTDPITIAGPPWLGETTSVLGASIPNKYWVLIIAAGLVLTGLVIFLKKTRYGMIIRAGVENRAMVTALGIDVRRSFTLVFAIGGAAAGIGGVLAMHALTYVSAHMGSTLLIFAFIVTVVGGLGSLTGAAIASVLVATMQQIANTYLGGTGDFIVVILLAVVLLVRPAGLMGKRA; the protein is encoded by the coding sequence GTGAGCACCCTCATCCTGACCCTCATCATCGGCCTGGGCCTCGGCGCGCTGTACTTCCTCGTCGCCAGCGGTCTGAGCCTGATCTACGGGCTCATGCACGTGCTGAACTTCGCGCATGGCGCCTTCCTCACCCTCAGCGCGTTCGTCGGCTGGGCCGTCGCTCAGGCGATCGGCGTGACCAGCTGGGGCGGGTTCCTGCTCTCCATCCTGGTCGGGGCGGTGGTCGGTGCCCTCTTCGCGGCGGGCACGGAGCTGCTGCTGATCCGGCCGCTGTACGAACGCCACATCGAGCAGGTGCTCGTCACCGTCGGTCTCTCGTTCGCCGCCGTCGCACTCTTCGAGGGCATCTGGGGCACCGACCCGATCACGATCGCCGGCCCGCCGTGGCTCGGCGAGACCACGTCGGTGCTCGGCGCCAGCATCCCGAACAAGTACTGGGTGCTGATCATCGCGGCAGGTCTCGTCCTCACTGGCCTCGTGATCTTCCTGAAGAAGACCCGCTACGGCATGATCATCCGCGCCGGCGTCGAGAACCGGGCCATGGTCACCGCGCTCGGCATCGACGTGCGACGCTCTTTCACGCTCGTGTTCGCGATCGGCGGCGCGGCAGCCGGCATCGGGGGAGTCCTCGCGATGCACGCGCTGACCTACGTCTCGGCGCACATGGGCTCGACGCTGCTGATCTTCGCCTTCATCGTCACCGTGGTCGGAGGACTGGGGTCGCTCACGGGCGCGGCGATCGCCTCAGTGCTCGTGGCCACGATGCAGCAGATCGCCAACACCTACCTCGGCGGCACCGGTGACTTCATCGTCGTGATCCTGCTCGCGGTCGTGCTCCTGGTGCGACCGGCCGGTCTGATGGGAAAGAGGGCCTGA
- a CDS encoding TetR/AcrR family transcriptional regulator translates to MIVHTEDPPVSSATGRPLTSRGQKTRRRLLEAAEQVFAELGYHEASIVKITEHAGVALGTFYLYFDSKQSIFEALVLDLNSRVRHSMSEAMAGASGRIEAERLGFEGFFRFTAQHPALYRVVREAEFVSPAMLRLHYERIVDGYQAGLAAAQRSGEVAAELDTEVVAWALMGAGELIGMRYLLWEKDAGGRPPAQIDPAVLDGMTAFIARALRPDSTTPIKGMER, encoded by the coding sequence ATGATCGTGCACACTGAGGATCCGCCGGTCTCGTCGGCGACCGGACGACCGCTGACCTCCCGTGGGCAGAAGACCCGCAGGCGACTGCTGGAGGCGGCGGAGCAGGTCTTCGCCGAGCTGGGCTATCACGAGGCGTCGATCGTGAAGATCACCGAGCACGCCGGTGTCGCGCTGGGCACCTTCTACCTGTACTTCGACAGCAAGCAGTCCATCTTCGAGGCGCTGGTGCTCGACCTGAACAGCCGGGTGCGGCACTCGATGTCCGAGGCGATGGCCGGAGCGTCCGGACGCATCGAGGCCGAGCGGCTCGGCTTCGAGGGGTTCTTCCGCTTCACCGCGCAGCATCCGGCGCTGTACCGCGTCGTGCGCGAGGCCGAGTTCGTCTCGCCCGCCATGCTCAGGCTGCACTACGAGCGCATCGTGGACGGCTACCAGGCGGGACTCGCGGCCGCCCAGCGCAGCGGTGAGGTCGCTGCGGAGCTGGACACCGAGGTGGTCGCGTGGGCGCTGATGGGCGCCGGCGAGCTGATCGGCATGCGCTACCTGCTCTGGGAGAAGGACGCCGGCGGTCGACCGCCCGCGCAGATCGACCCGGCCGTGCTGGACGGCATGACCGCATTCATCGCCCGGGCACTGCGCCCGGACAGCACTACTCCGATCAAGGGGATGGAACGATGA
- a CDS encoding 3-hydroxybutyrate dehydrogenase: protein MTEQDLAGRRAVVTGGASGIGFACAQEFVRRGAHVVIADLNADAAATAATEIGGDTWIVDLSDTTALDDLTLQADILVNNAGIQRVSPIEEFDPDAFRTIQRIMLEAPFLLIRAALPGMYERGWGRIVNISSVHGLRASAFKSAYVAAKHGLEGLSKVTALEGGPHGVTSNCINPGYVRTPLVEKQISDQARLHGIPESEVVEKIMLTESAIKRLVEASEVASLAGWLVSDAAGMVTGASYTMDGGWSAR from the coding sequence ATGACCGAGCAGGATCTCGCCGGCAGGCGAGCCGTCGTCACCGGTGGCGCGAGCGGAATCGGGTTCGCCTGCGCGCAGGAGTTCGTCCGGCGCGGCGCGCATGTCGTCATCGCCGATCTCAATGCGGATGCCGCCGCGACGGCGGCCACCGAGATCGGGGGAGACACGTGGATCGTCGACCTCTCCGACACCACGGCGCTGGATGATCTTACGCTGCAGGCCGACATCCTCGTGAACAACGCCGGCATCCAGCGGGTGAGCCCGATCGAGGAGTTCGATCCCGACGCGTTCCGGACGATCCAGCGCATCATGCTCGAGGCGCCCTTCCTGCTGATCCGCGCGGCACTGCCCGGCATGTACGAGCGCGGGTGGGGACGCATCGTGAACATCTCCAGCGTGCACGGCCTGCGCGCCAGCGCCTTCAAATCGGCGTACGTCGCCGCGAAGCACGGACTGGAGGGCCTGTCGAAGGTCACCGCGCTGGAGGGCGGCCCGCATGGCGTCACCAGCAACTGCATCAACCCCGGCTACGTGCGCACGCCGCTGGTCGAGAAGCAGATCTCCGATCAGGCACGCCTGCACGGCATCCCCGAGTCCGAGGTCGTGGAGAAGATCATGCTCACCGAGAGCGCGATCAAGCGGCTCGTCGAGGCGAGCGAGGTCGCCTCGCTCGCGGGCTGGCTGGTCTCGGATGCCGCGGGCATGGTCACCGGTGCCTCGTACACCATGGACGGCGGATGGAGCGCCCGCTGA
- a CDS encoding MFS transporter gives MSGTPQGSVWRQPAQVWAVAFACVVAFMGIGLVDPILPAIADSLQASPVETELLFTSYLLVTGLAMLVTSWISSRIGAKATLLVGLALIVVFALLCAMSGSVDWVIGFRAGWGLGNALFISTALATIVGAAAGGSGAAIVLYEAALGLGIAIGPLLGGLLGEVSWRGPFFGVVALMAIGFIAVLALVRNGEEKRAPMPFSAPFRALGRPALAILAVTALFYNIGFFVLLAFSPFPLGFGAMGIGFTFFGWGVALAITSVWVAPALMRRMTRTAIILVTLPLLAIVLVVAGLVVASSTALVICIIAGGLLLGVMNTVLTEAVMEATDLPRSVASSAYSAVRFLGGAMAPPVAAALAHAYGDTVPYLFAAASVLIAALTVLLGRRVLSHIDDAGEGAGEDAEAILVGDAA, from the coding sequence ATGAGCGGAACACCCCAGGGATCGGTCTGGCGACAGCCGGCGCAGGTATGGGCGGTCGCATTCGCGTGCGTCGTCGCCTTCATGGGGATCGGCCTCGTCGACCCGATCCTCCCGGCCATCGCCGACTCCCTGCAGGCGTCCCCGGTCGAGACCGAGCTGCTGTTCACCAGCTACCTTCTGGTGACCGGCCTCGCGATGCTGGTGACCAGCTGGATCTCCAGCCGGATCGGCGCGAAGGCCACCCTGCTGGTCGGGCTGGCGCTGATCGTCGTCTTCGCCCTGCTGTGCGCGATGAGCGGCAGCGTCGACTGGGTGATCGGGTTCCGTGCGGGTTGGGGCCTGGGCAACGCGCTGTTCATCTCCACGGCACTCGCCACCATCGTCGGAGCCGCCGCCGGCGGCAGCGGCGCGGCCATCGTGCTGTACGAGGCCGCTCTGGGTCTCGGCATCGCCATCGGGCCGCTCCTGGGCGGTCTGCTCGGCGAGGTCAGCTGGCGCGGACCGTTCTTCGGCGTCGTCGCCCTGATGGCCATCGGCTTCATCGCGGTGCTCGCTCTGGTGCGCAACGGCGAGGAGAAGCGTGCGCCGATGCCGTTCTCGGCTCCGTTCCGCGCCCTGGGTCGACCGGCGCTGGCGATCCTCGCGGTCACCGCGCTGTTCTACAACATCGGGTTCTTCGTGCTGCTGGCCTTCTCGCCGTTCCCTCTGGGATTCGGCGCGATGGGCATCGGCTTCACGTTCTTCGGCTGGGGCGTCGCCCTCGCCATCACCAGCGTCTGGGTCGCGCCAGCGCTCATGCGACGGATGACCCGCACTGCGATCATCCTCGTCACGCTGCCGCTGCTCGCGATCGTCCTGGTCGTGGCGGGACTTGTCGTGGCCAGCTCCACCGCACTGGTGATCTGCATCATCGCCGGGGGTCTGCTGCTGGGTGTGATGAACACCGTGCTGACCGAGGCCGTCATGGAGGCGACGGATCTTCCCCGCTCGGTGGCATCCTCGGCCTACTCCGCAGTCCGGTTCCTGGGCGGCGCGATGGCCCCGCCGGTGGCCGCCGCCCTGGCGCACGCCTATGGCGACACCGTGCCGTATCTGTTCGCCGCGGCATCCGTGCTGATCGCAGCCCTGACAGTGCTGCTCGGCCGCCGCGTTCTCTCGCACATCGATGATGCCGGCGAGGGCGCGGGAGAAGATGCCGAGGCGATTCTGGTTGGCGACGCCGCCTGA
- a CDS encoding substrate-binding domain-containing protein: MRVTKKLLLGSVLVTAALVMTACAPQAGAPVAEGGDKGPAEVRVGVITSETGPLAGYGKQYLDAFAVGLDYATDGTGAVDGTKIVIENRDDAGDPDTAVTAAKELIGDGVNILMGSASSGVALAVAEQAAQNKVLFISGPAAADAITGINDYTFRSGRQSAQDVATAGTFLDDIDGKKIAVFAQNTAFGQGNVAAVEAILGAKGATVEPVLVAEDVTEFTPFAQQVLSAKPDLVFVAWAGATSGAMWQAMSQQGVLDEIPVVTGLGDRATFGAYGVASEKINFLNHYFAAAPDNEVNTAMVTGLEKAGTEPDLFSPDGFNAAIMLVQAVKEGKGDVDAMIKALEGFEFDGPKGKNTVRAEDHALLQDMYQAKLVAQDGSFAAELVSTVPAADVAP, translated from the coding sequence ATGCGAGTTACGAAGAAGTTGCTCCTCGGCTCGGTGCTCGTCACCGCAGCCCTCGTGATGACGGCGTGCGCGCCGCAGGCGGGCGCACCCGTTGCCGAGGGCGGCGACAAGGGCCCGGCAGAGGTGCGCGTCGGCGTCATCACCAGCGAGACCGGCCCGCTCGCCGGTTACGGCAAGCAGTACCTGGACGCCTTCGCCGTCGGTCTCGACTACGCCACCGACGGCACGGGCGCCGTGGACGGCACCAAGATCGTCATCGAGAACCGCGACGACGCCGGCGACCCCGACACGGCTGTCACCGCGGCCAAGGAACTCATCGGCGACGGCGTCAACATCCTGATGGGCAGCGCGTCCTCGGGCGTCGCGCTCGCCGTGGCCGAGCAGGCCGCGCAGAACAAGGTGCTCTTCATCTCCGGTCCGGCCGCGGCGGACGCGATCACCGGCATCAACGACTACACGTTCCGCTCGGGTCGGCAGTCCGCGCAGGACGTCGCCACCGCGGGAACCTTCCTCGATGACATCGACGGCAAGAAGATCGCGGTCTTCGCCCAGAACACCGCCTTCGGGCAGGGCAACGTCGCCGCGGTCGAAGCGATCCTGGGAGCTAAGGGGGCAACGGTCGAGCCCGTGCTCGTGGCCGAGGATGTCACCGAGTTCACCCCCTTCGCCCAGCAGGTGCTCTCCGCGAAGCCCGACCTCGTGTTCGTCGCGTGGGCGGGAGCAACGTCCGGCGCCATGTGGCAGGCGATGAGCCAGCAGGGCGTGCTCGATGAGATCCCCGTCGTCACCGGCCTCGGCGACCGCGCGACCTTCGGCGCCTACGGCGTCGCCTCCGAGAAGATCAACTTCCTGAACCACTACTTCGCCGCAGCGCCCGACAACGAGGTCAACACCGCGATGGTCACGGGTCTCGAGAAGGCGGGCACCGAGCCCGACCTGTTCAGCCCCGACGGCTTCAACGCCGCCATCATGCTCGTGCAGGCGGTCAAGGAGGGCAAGGGCGATGTGGATGCCATGATCAAGGCTCTCGAGGGCTTCGAGTTCGACGGACCCAAGGGCAAGAACACCGTCCGCGCCGAGGATCACGCCCTGCTGCAGGACATGTACCAGGCCAAGCTCGTCGCCCAGGACGGATCCTTCGCCGCCGAGCTCGTCTCGACGGTTCCCGCCGCCGACGTCGCGCCGTGA
- a CDS encoding ABC transporter ATP-binding protein, translating into MSTPVPSATGASLRIEGLGLDIGGATILKDVDLSVEPGALVGVIGPNGAGKTTLFNAVSGVIRPTAGRILMDGVDITRASVPQRARAGLGRTFQTSSLFPQLTVLENVRTAVQATQPGSYSLFHFPRRTDAASIRAEELLRSVGLGHRLDARAGDISHGDKRKLEIAVLLATRSRLVLLDEPMAGVASGDVAGLVDSIRGLQAETGCTVLMVEHHIEVLMGLVDLVAVMYFGSIIAVDTPQRIMENTTVQSAYLGTSDACDALSERSEPK; encoded by the coding sequence GTGAGCACCCCAGTCCCGTCCGCGACCGGAGCGTCGCTCCGGATCGAGGGCCTCGGCCTCGACATCGGAGGGGCGACGATCCTCAAGGACGTCGACCTCTCCGTCGAGCCGGGCGCCCTGGTCGGAGTCATCGGACCGAACGGCGCAGGCAAGACCACGCTGTTCAACGCCGTCTCGGGAGTCATCCGGCCCACCGCCGGACGCATCCTGATGGACGGCGTGGACATCACCCGCGCCAGCGTGCCGCAGCGTGCGCGGGCGGGACTGGGCAGGACCTTCCAGACCTCCAGCCTGTTCCCGCAGCTGACGGTGCTCGAGAACGTGCGCACGGCGGTGCAGGCGACCCAGCCGGGCAGCTATTCGCTGTTCCACTTCCCGAGGCGCACGGATGCCGCCAGCATCCGCGCCGAGGAACTGCTGCGCTCGGTGGGCCTCGGGCATCGACTCGATGCGCGAGCAGGAGACATCAGCCATGGCGACAAGCGCAAGCTCGAGATCGCCGTGCTGCTGGCCACACGGTCCCGCCTGGTGCTGCTCGACGAGCCCATGGCGGGGGTCGCCTCCGGCGACGTGGCCGGGCTCGTGGACAGCATCCGGGGCCTGCAGGCCGAGACCGGCTGCACGGTGCTGATGGTCGAGCACCACATCGAGGTCCTGATGGGACTGGTGGACCTGGTGGCCGTGATGTACTTCGGCAGCATCATCGCCGTCGACACCCCGCAGCGGATCATGGAGAACACGACCGTGCAGAGCGCCTACCTGGGGACGAGCGACGCGTGCGATGCACTGAGCGAGCGGAGCGAGCCGAAGTGA
- a CDS encoding MarR family winged helix-turn-helix transcriptional regulator: MNRSDVIPSLVLSAHALARIAAQEAGNEAPSAQWRSLGILERRGSLRLGELAQAARTTQPGMTRLIGSLKQAGLVDRAADPADTRATLVSATAAGLQALADWRSEMRDTLAPRFSGLDDDDWTALQRAAEILAVHSQESNTTGDAA, from the coding sequence ATGAATCGGTCGGATGTGATCCCGTCATTGGTGCTGTCCGCCCACGCGCTCGCCCGCATCGCCGCACAGGAGGCGGGGAACGAAGCGCCCTCAGCGCAGTGGCGATCCCTCGGCATCCTCGAGCGACGCGGCAGCCTTCGTCTCGGCGAGCTCGCCCAGGCCGCCCGCACCACGCAACCGGGGATGACCCGACTGATCGGCAGCCTCAAACAGGCGGGCCTCGTCGACCGGGCGGCGGATCCTGCCGACACCCGGGCGACGCTCGTCTCCGCCACAGCGGCGGGCCTGCAGGCACTCGCGGACTGGCGCAGCGAGATGCGCGACACCCTCGCTCCCCGCTTCAGCGGGCTCGACGATGACGACTGGACCGCACTGCAGCGCGCGGCCGAGATCCTCGCCGTCCACTCACAGGAATCGAACACGACAGGAGATGCCGCATGA
- a CDS encoding class I adenylate-forming enzyme family protein, giving the protein MAGPHTIGRWLSDSAAAAPARIAVDDRGVRTDYAALAARTAALARLLTDAGYGAGQRIATVSGNSTDHIVTFFACAELGIALVPLSWRLTPAELADLITRTDPALLLIEDEHCSLSAAALELAQSAAPHAPLGVSGVEREAPRAARSAPARPARDDDPLLIIYTSGSEAAPKGVVLTQENCFWNNLALDRAMPLSADDVVLAMLPQYHVAAWNVQPLQAWWRGATVVLERSFDPGRVLQLISERGVTAMMGVPTQYRMLQRHPLWASADLSSLRRVVAGGATIPEELVASWAQRGVAFTQGYGLTEAGPNVLYLAPHLIAAHPGAVGRPYPGVDARLADPATGLELAGPATGELWVRGSSVFAGYLDDPEATARAKQGGWLRTGDLLRRDADGIHHVIDRLKEIYVSGGENVAPAEVERALSSHPLVAACAVVGVPDDTWGERGFAFVVSAAPISADELRAFAAERLASFKLPAHIEFVAELPRSTIEKVARAQLRRRAQQLRNAQEENHDRAH; this is encoded by the coding sequence ATGGCGGGACCCCACACCATCGGCCGCTGGCTGAGCGACAGCGCCGCTGCCGCGCCTGCGCGCATCGCCGTGGACGACCGCGGCGTGCGCACCGACTACGCGGCTCTGGCGGCTCGCACCGCCGCTCTCGCGCGGCTGCTGACGGATGCCGGTTACGGCGCCGGCCAGCGCATCGCGACGGTCTCCGGCAACTCCACCGATCACATCGTGACGTTCTTCGCGTGCGCCGAGTTGGGGATCGCACTGGTCCCGCTGTCCTGGCGGTTGACTCCGGCCGAGCTCGCGGATCTCATCACCCGCACCGACCCGGCGCTCCTGCTGATCGAGGACGAGCACTGCTCTCTCTCCGCGGCCGCGCTCGAGCTGGCGCAGTCCGCAGCACCGCACGCACCGCTCGGCGTCTCCGGGGTCGAACGCGAGGCGCCGAGGGCCGCGCGCTCCGCACCGGCGCGCCCGGCGCGGGACGACGATCCGCTGCTGATCATCTACACCTCCGGCAGCGAGGCCGCGCCCAAGGGCGTCGTCCTCACCCAGGAGAACTGCTTCTGGAACAACCTGGCACTGGATCGGGCGATGCCGCTGAGCGCCGACGACGTCGTGCTGGCGATGCTGCCGCAGTATCACGTGGCCGCCTGGAATGTGCAGCCCCTGCAGGCCTGGTGGCGCGGCGCGACGGTCGTGCTCGAGCGCTCCTTCGATCCGGGCCGGGTGCTGCAGCTGATCTCCGAGCGCGGCGTGACGGCGATGATGGGCGTGCCGACGCAGTACCGGATGCTGCAGCGGCATCCGCTCTGGGCATCGGCCGACCTGTCCAGCCTGCGACGCGTCGTCGCCGGGGGAGCGACCATCCCCGAGGAGCTCGTCGCGAGCTGGGCGCAGCGCGGCGTGGCGTTCACCCAGGGCTATGGGCTCACGGAAGCGGGACCCAACGTGCTCTACCTCGCCCCGCACCTCATCGCCGCGCACCCCGGCGCGGTCGGGCGCCCCTACCCGGGTGTCGACGCGCGACTCGCCGACCCGGCGACGGGACTCGAACTCGCAGGGCCCGCCACGGGTGAGTTGTGGGTGCGCGGATCCAGCGTCTTCGCCGGCTACCTCGACGACCCCGAGGCCACTGCACGCGCCAAGCAGGGCGGCTGGCTGCGCACCGGCGATCTGCTGCGACGAGACGCCGACGGCATCCACCATGTCATCGATCGCCTCAAGGAGATCTATGTCTCCGGCGGTGAGAACGTCGCCCCCGCCGAGGTCGAGCGTGCGCTGAGCTCCCACCCACTGGTCGCGGCGTGCGCCGTGGTCGGTGTGCCGGATGACACCTGGGGCGAGCGGGGCTTCGCGTTCGTCGTGTCGGCAGCGCCGATCTCCGCGGATGAGCTGCGGGCCTTCGCCGCAGAGCGACTGGCCTCGTTCAAGCTCCCCGCGCACATCGAGTTCGTCGCCGAGCTTCCGCGCTCCACGATCGAGAAGGTCGCCAGAGCCCAGCTGCGTCGTCGGGCGCAGCAGCTGCGAAACGCGCAGGAGGAGAATCATGATCGTGCACACTGA